The Chitinophaga niabensis genome segment AACTACCGGCACACAGGGAATCAACCAAACCGCTGCTGGCAATGGTCCGGAGCAAAATACGGAGCCATCGGGCCAGTACAGCATCAATTGTGCTAGCGATGAAAATGACAATTGTATTCTTAACTGTTGCGCTGATTCATGTTCAGGCCGCTGTTGTTGGACAGGCGGTAACACTATCGGGGAAGAATATACCCGTTAAAAAGATCTTCCAGTCTATCAAGCAGCAAACAGGTTATGTTACTTTTTACAACCAGGAAATGCTGGCAGACGCAAAGCCCGTTTCCCTGGAAGTAAATGGCCTTCCCTTAGATGATGTGCTGAACCTTATAGCAAAGGACCAGCCTTTCCTGTTCGAGATCAAACCAGGCACAAAAACGATTGTGCTGGCACCTAAGCCTGTAGCAGCAAGTACTATTTCCCCCCTTTCGGCGGCCTTCTTTCAGCCCGTTTCCGGTGCTGTAAGGGACAGCCTGAGCAATGATCCGCTACCGGGAGCTACGGTAAGGGTTTCAGGTACGCAGCAGGTGGCAACAACTGATAATGCTGGGCAGTTTAAGGTGAACGCGAATGTGGGCGATGTACTGATCATCAGTTATGTCGGCTACAGAACTGTGACCTACAAGATCAGGGACATCAGCAAACCACTCAGCATTACCCTGGCACCTTCTATTTCAACCATCAATAACGTGGTAGTAACGGGGATCTTTAATAAGAATAAAGAAAGTTATACCGGCGCTGTGAAAGTGATCACGGCGAAGGAAATGCAACAATTCCAGGGGCGTAATATATTCGTTACCCTGGGCAATATCGATCCCGCGTTCTACATAGTTCCCAATAATAGTTTAGGTTCAAATCCAAACCGTATACCGGATATTCAGCTCCGTGGTACACGTAACCTTCCGAATGTAGACCAGATAAATCAGCTCGGAGAAGCCGCTGCAGCTGCACTTAACCAGCCGCTGGTAATTATAGACGGGTTCCAGTCTACCATGGAAAGGTTGCTGGACTTCAACACCAACGAGATCGAATCCGTTACTTTACTGAAAGACGGCGGAGCTACTTCCCTTTATGGTTCCCAGGGGGCCAATGGTGTAATTGTAATTACCACAAAACAACCTGTGAGCGGAAAGTTAAGGTTCACTTACAGGGCAGGCCTGAACCTGAGCCTGCCGGACCTCAGCAGCTATCATTTGCTGGATGCCAAGGATAAACTGGAACTGGAACGCATCTCCGGTTATTTCAGCAATCCTACCAAAACGCCGCAATCGAATATAGCCATGGAGCAATATTATAACCAGCTGCTTGGCTTGGTGCAAAGTGGTGTAAATACGGACTGGATGGCCAAACCTTTACGCACTATGGCAGATCAGAACCATTCTATAAGACTGGAAGGTGGAGATAATGCATTCAGGTATTCCCTGCAGGGCCAGTACAACAAGATAAATGGTGTAATGAAAGGCTCCAGCCGTGAAACCGTAAATGGTACTGTAGATATCTCCTACCGCCTGAACAAGCTCAACTTCCGCAATAACCTTACTGTGGGCAGTACCAGGGGAGAAGAATCACCCTGGGGATCATTTGGCGATTATGTACAACTGAATCCCTACTGGAGTCCTTACGATGCCAACGGAAAAATTGCACAGACTTTCAAGCCTTACCTCAAGGACTACTGGGACCAGAGCCAGCAATTTACCCAGCCGTATGCTAATCCCATGTACGATGCCACACTGAATACTTTCGATAAAAATGCCTATACCAATATCACCAATAACTTCCAGGTTCAATGGCTGCCCGTGGATCACGTGTCGTTAAGCGGCTTTTTAGGGATCAGCAGCAAACAATCTTCTGCAGACAGGTTCAGGCCTGCATCACACTCCTCTTTCTCACAGTATAAAGAAGAAGATCTGATGCGGAAAGGAAGTTATGATTATAACAGCGGCAAGAACTTCAATTATACGGCAAGGGTGCAGGCCGGCTATTACAATGTTTTCAACAGGGTGCACAGCTTAAGTGTGGATGTAAACATGGAGGTTGCGGAAAACAAGGGCACCAATTATATTTTCAGCGCAGAAGGTTTCCCTGATGAAAGCATTCATTTTATTGGCGAAGCACTGCAATATAAGCCCAACAGCTCTCCTGACGGATCAGAAGCCACTACACGCAGAATGGCACTGGCCAGTATGCTTACCTATACTTACGACAGACGTTACACGGCAGAATTGAACTACCGTATTGACGGTGCATCTCAGTTTGGCACGGATAAACGCTTTGCACCATTCTGGTCTGCCGGTGCCGGTTGGAACCTCCATAATGAAGCCTTTATCATGGACAACTTCAGCTTTATCAACCGGCTGAAAGTACGGGGTACTTTTGGCGTAACAGGTAATCAGAATTTCAACGCTTACCAACCGCTGGCCACTTACGGTTATATTACCAACGACCGTTACAAGAACTGGATCGGTGCCGTGCAGAAAGCACTGGGCAACCCGGACCTGCAATGGCAGAAAACGGATAAATATGACCTGGGGCTGGAAGTGGAACTGTTTAACCAGCGTGTGGAATTCCAGGCTGATTACTACAAGGAATATACCTCTAACCTGCTTTCTTCCCTGGAACTCCCCTATTCCAACGGTTTTACGGATTACATTGAAAATATCGGCGAACTGGAGCAGAAAGGTTTTGAGCTGATGGCCAGGGTAAACCTGGTCCAGGATAAGGCACGCCGTATCTATTGGTCTGTTACAGGTACTATTGCCTACAACCAGGATAAGATCGTAAAATTATCCGCAGCTATGAAAGCTGCGAATGATAAGCTCGCTACACAGCCGGACTATGTAAATAACACCCCCAACAGGATCATCCGCGAAGGCGCATCACAAAATACGATCTATGCAGTGCCGTCACTGGGTATAGACCCCAGTACCGGTAAAGAGGTATTCTTAAAGAAAGATGGCGGGGTTACTTACCTCTGGGACCCGAAGGACCGTATAGCGGTTGGCTTATCCCAACCTAAATACCGCGGCAACTTCAGCACCCAGTTCCGTTACGGCGGTTTTGGATTTAATACCTCTTTCGGTTACCGCTTTGGTGGCCAGTTGTATAACGAAACGCTGATCGATAAAATTGAGAATGCAAACAGGTTTTTAAATGTGGATGCACGGGTGTACTATGATCGCTGGAAGAAACCAGGAGACGTTGTTAGTTTCCGCGGGATCAATGAACTGGGAAAGATCTATCCTTCCTCCCGCTTTGTGCAGAATGAATCAACCCTCATCTGCCAGAACGTGAACATTTCCTACGATGTTCAGAACAGGGAATTACTAAGGCGTTTGCGTATGCAGGCGCTGTCTGTAACCGCTAATACCGGGGAACTGTTCTACATCTCCAGTGTAAAACAGGAACGTGGTACGGACTATCCATTCACACGGCAGGTTAGCTTTAGCTTGTTTGCCACTTTTTAATCTGAAATCAAATGAAGAAAATAATTATCTCCACTATAATACTGGGTACGCTGGCCTTTACAGGGTGTAACAAATGGCTGGATGTAAAACCGGCAGCAACTACTACCAAAGATGAGTTGTTCCAAACCCAGAAAGGGTTCAGGGATGCCCTCACAGGCGCTTACCTGCATATGAAAAGCGGCAACACCTACGGCGGTGCATTGATATGGGGCAATATTGAATACCTGTCCCGCAACTGGGATGTAGTTTCCGCCAGCAATTCAGCGCTCACCAACCTGGCTGCAGCCAATTATACAGACGCCACTGTAAGAGCCTGGATGGATGCCACTTACCAGGATGAGTACAAGGTAATAGCAGATGTGAACAGCATCCTGGAAAGGATCGACGGAAAAAGATCAATATTCACCGATAATAACTATGCGCTCATCAAAGGAGAAGCATTGGCTTTACGTGCTTTCACCCACTTTGATGTATTGCGGCTGTTCGGCCCTATGCCGGATAATCCGGGCACTACGGCGGTATTGCCGTATGTAAAAGCAGTATCCAAAGAGATTGTTGTATCTCTTCCTTTCCAGGAGTTTGCACAAAATGTACTGGCAGACCTTGATGAAGCAGAAGCATTATTGAAAGACACCGATCCGTTTGTACAATACTCCATGGCTGAGTTAAATCCTTTGCCGAACAGCACCGCAGCACCTGTAGTAGCAGACAATTACTACATGTACCGCCAGATACGCATGAACTATCATGCTGTACTGGCACTGAAAGCCAGGGTGTACATGTGGCTGGCACCCTCCAACAGCGCAAATCGTGCAAACGCTGCTAAGTATGCGAAGATGGTGGCAGATGCCAAAGACCGTACAGGCGTACCTACCTTCCGCCTGGGTAAAGCAGCTGACCGTAATGCAGGAGATAACACCATGTCTCCCGAGCATATTATGGCCATCAGCATGTACGATCTGAAACAAAAAGCCATTGACCTGTTCCTGGAAGGTGGCAGCCTGGCACGTTCCGACTTTAATATACAGGACGGATACTATTACCTCAACAACCTCTTCCCGGTAGCTGAGAGGATTGCAGATGTGAGATGGGTAGGTATGTGGTCATATAAAGTAACAGCCGGCAACACCAACTTTGTAATGAACGCAAAATACCTGCAACGGGAAACATTGCCGGTACTGCAGATCCCCCTGCTCCGGCTAAGCGAAATGTATCTCATCCTTACAGAGTGCGCGCAATCCAAAGCAGAGGCAGAAGATTATTACAGAACTTATTGCGCAGAGAAAGGCATCCCCTTTACCAATGGATTTAATGCTGCAGCCTGGGAAACAGACCGGAAGAATAAAATGATCAGGGAATATGTGCGGGAGTTCTTTGCGGAAGGTCAGACCTTCTTCACCTATAAGAGATACAATGTAACCACATTGCCAGCCAGCTGGACAGCTGCGTTCTACAGCGGCACAACAGCAAGATACATCGTACCTAAACCTGACCGTGAAATTAATTACCACAACAAGTGATCACCGCCATGAAAAGATTAATATATATTATAGCTATTCTGCTGGCAACAGCCTCCGGCTGCACTAAATCAGAATACCTGCTATTCAACGATATTGCCAGGGTACAGTTGAGCGATACCACTTCATTAAGCTCAACATTTGTTTATGATCCGGTTACTATTGTAAAGGATACCGTTTATATCGAGGTTAGTACTATCGGTGGCATTACTAATTACGACCGGCCCGTAAAACTGGTTCAGATCCCGGAATTTGATTACACCTATGTGCGTGATCCTATCACTAACCAGATAACGGACACCATTGCTACTGAGCGGCCATTTAAAGCAGTTGCCGGTACACATTATATAGACCTGGCAGACAAATCGCTGGAATCTATGATGGTGATCAAAGCGGGCTCTGTAAGGGCCCAGATACCAGTAGTACTGTTACGGGATGCCAGCCTGAAAACAAACAGTTACCGCCTGCGCCTGCAACTTGTTGCCAATAAAGAATTTGGCCTTGGAGAGAAAAATTCAAGAGAAAAAACAATCGTGTTTTCAGACCGCCTGGAACGTTTTTACTCCTGGAGGGTAGACGCTACCAATGCATCGGCATTTATTACTTTCGGAAAATACAGCACGCGGAAACACCAGTTTATGATCGATGTGCTGAAAGTAAATATAGATGAAGCATGGTTCCAGGCTGCAGTTGCTGCACAGGCATTGACCAACTACGCAAACCTGCTGAAGCGTGCATTAACTACATTTAACAACGATCCGGCCAACATTGCCAGTGGAAAAGCGCCTTTGCGTGAAACAGATTCACCTGCCAGCGCCGCAGTTACTTTCCCCTGATCACCATCAATAATTATCAAGATGAAGAAATTATATTTCCTGGCAGCCGGCTTGTTTTCCATACTTGCCTTTGCCTGCACCAAAGATAAAAGCACTTCAGCAGACCGGCCACTGCCCACCTTTACAGTGAGCGGACTGCAAGCCAGTTATTCCGTATTAACACATAAAGATACCTTACGTATTCATCCCACCGTGCAGGATGAAAACCGGTACGAATATTACTGGACTGCATTTGATGCTAATTATACCATCGGGAAGGGCAACAGAAAACCAGATACGCTGGCTAAAACAAAGGACCTTGACTATGCCATGATATTAAATCCCGGCCCTTACGTACTGGTGTTCAACCTGAAAGATAAAGAGACCGGTGTGACCAAATTACTGAATGTGAACATGACCGTGTCCACACTGAATATGAATGGCTGGTACCTGTTAAAAGACAACAATGGGAAAACAGACTTTGATTTCATTCATAGCCTTGGACGCATTGATAACTGGATCGCTTTTTACAATGATGGCAAAAGCCTGGAAGGAACAGCGGTGAAAGCCGTATTCACGAACACCTTTAAGATGAGCCTTACTTCCCTGGATATTTTTTCAGCATTTACTGTACTCTCAGATAAAGATGCCGCGATCTACCGGATAGACAATGGAAAGGCAATGAGGACCTTTGATGATATGTTCTTTAGCAAACCTCCTGTACGCAAGCCACAAAGTGTATACCAGCCTGTTAATACAAACGTTATCGGCGTGGTTAACGATGGGCAGGTATATGTGATGCAAAAGGGCACTTTATTCGCTTCATTGCCTTACAATGCTGCCAAACTATCATCTATAACGGCTGTAGGGGCTATGAGCCTTGCTTTTGACCAGGATTCAAAATCACTGGTGATCATTAACGATTTCAATTTCCAGGCCGTGCCTGCCAGTGGGGCTGAGTTGAAGAATATGAATGCTGATCTTGTATGGCTGAACAGTTATGCGGGCCAGCGCGGTATAGCCATGGCCCTTTTCCGTAAACCGGATGGATCAGGACTTCTTTACAGGCTAAATGTGCAATTCGGTTTTCTGCTCGGCACTCAGCAGCCTATGATCCAGGCAAAAGTAACAGTGCCTGCCACTCATAGCTTAATGGCAGCGACTGCTATCGGCGGGAATTATGATGCGGATTTCGTTTACTACGCCCAGGGAAATAAGGTTTACATGACAGATCTGATCACCTTACAGGAGGCCTTGCAGGTAACACTGCCCGCCGGAGAAACCGTTACTGGTATCCAGCATATCAAATATCCTCAGCCCTCTGCAGGAGTGCCTGTTACAACAGATTTCCTGTCGGTCGCAACGTATAATAACGGCCGGTATAAAGTATACCTGCATAAAATAAGTTCTACAGGCACCATTCAGGCATTGGCGCAACCCAATTTTGAAGGGGAAGGAAAGATCAACACCGTTATCTATATGGAAAACGGATCCGGAAGCAGGGTCTTCTAACTTATTACATACATAAGATCGCCCCAATTGCCACTGTACAACAGCTGGTGGGGTGATCTTATGTCTTTATAAAAATAAATCAATGAAAAGCTTATTACTACTCGCATGCAGCTTTAGTGCCCTGAATGCACTTGCACAAACGGACACTGCCATGCAAAGAACAGAACTGAAACAGGCCCTGCAGCAGATTGATCAGAAAATGGCAGACCGGCAGCAGGCATGGCTGGATGCACAGAAAGCAAAAGCGAAGTATGATACGATCGGGCTCTGGCAGTACCGCGACGACTGGGCTAAGTTAAAAGCAGAAAGGAAAAAGCAGCAGATCGTTTTCGTGCAGCAGCACCCTGATTACATAGTGAGCCTGGAAGCCCTGAAAGATGCTATTGGCCCTATTCCCGATGATATTCAGAAATATGAGGGCCTGTTTAAGAAACTGGGTAAACAGGTGCGGGAAAGCGAAAGCGGTGTGAGTATAAAAAAGCTCATTGATCGTTATATGACGGTGCGTATCGGTGCAAAGGCACCATCGTTTTCAGCACCCGATACTGCCGGCCTTCCGGTACAGCTGGCAGACTACAAAGGCAAATATGTGCTGCTGGATTTCTGGGCAAGCTGGTGTGGTCCCTGCCGGGAAGAGAACCCTGTTGTAGTGGCTGCTTACAATCGTTTTAAAGATAAAAGCTTCGACATCCTTTCCGTATCCCTGGACCAGCCGGGTAAAAAGGCAGACTGGCTGAAAGCTATCCATCACGATGGCTTAACCTGGAAACATGTATCCGATCTGCAATACTGGAACAATGAAGTAGCGAAGTTGTATATGATACGTTCCATCCCGCAGAACTTCCTGATAGATCCACGCGGGAAGATCATTGCCAAGGACCTTCGCGGCGAACAGCTTATCCAAAAACTAGAAGAAATATTAAAATAGTACCATGCTCAGATTTAACATCGCTTTATTTGCGCTGCTTGGCTTCGCTGTTGCTGCTCATGCGCAAAAAGCCGTTCCTGCGGACACATCTGCCAAAAAAACAGATTCTCTTCCTTCCGCCATCAAACCGTACGGAACGGTGATCACCGCTAAAGCAAAAACGTACAACGGTATGTTCAAAGTTCACCAGCTGAACGCCCGTTATTACTTCGAAATCCCTGATTCCATGTATAACCGGGCCATATTGGTAGTAAACCGTATCGCCAGGTCAGCAGCGGGGCCAAGGCCGCAAATGACCGGTTATGCCGGTGACCAGATCGCGGAAAACGTGATCCATTTCGAAAAAGGACCGGATGACAGAATCTTCATGAAAGTGATGCGCTTTAATGAACGTTCCAGCGACTCTACAGAAAATGGCCTGTACAGGTCCGTGATCAATTCCAACCTTGAACCTATTGTTGCCGTATTTCCCGTAAAGGCTTATAACAAAGACGTTAAAAGCACCGTGATAGATGTAACGGATTACCTGAACACGGAGAATGAAATTTTCCATTTCAGCCCGCAGATAAAAACAACGCTCAGCATTGGCGCCATACAGGCAGATAAATCTTTTATCACTTCTGTGAAAGCGTTTCCGCTGAACATTGAGATCCGCATGTTGCGGACCTATTTGAAAGGCGGGCAGCAGGCTGCGTCCACTACTATTCCCGATACCTATGAACTGAACAGCTCCATGGTACTGCTTCCGGCAGTACCCATGCAGCCCCGGTACGCAGATGCACGGGTAGGCTTTTTTGCCAGGGGATATGTGGATTTTGATACCGATCCGCAGGGAGTAAAGCAACAATTCATGATCACCCGCTGGCGGCTTGAACCTAAAGAAGAAGATATAGAGAAATATAAACGGGGTGAACTGGTGGAACCTAAAAAACCCATCATCTATTATATAGATCCCGCTACACCCAAAAAATGGGTGCCTTACCTGATAGCAGGTGTGAACGACTGGCAGAAAGCATTTGAACAGGCCGGTTTTAAAAATGCGATCAAAGCATTACCCGCGCCTGAAAATGATTCAACCTGGAGCATAGATGATGCACGCCATAACGTGATCGTGTACAAACCATCGGCGATAGCTAATGCCAGCGGCCCTCATGTGCATGATCCCCGCAGCGGTGAGATCATAGAAACACATATCAACTGGTACCACAACATCATGCAGCTGGTGCATAACTGGTACATGATCCAGGCAGGTGCTATTGATCCTGCTGCACGCAAAATGGAATATGATGAGGAATTAATGGGCCAGCTCATCCGCTTTGTTTCTTCTCATGAAGTAGGGCATACACTGGGCCTTATGCACAACTTTGGCGCTAGCTCTACCATACCCGTAGAGAAATTAAGGGACAAAGCGTATGTGGAAGCACATGGCCACACGCCTTCCATTATGGACTATGCACGTTTTAACTACGTTGCGCAACCGGAAGACCACATCACCCAAAAAGGCATCTTCCCAAGAATAGGGGAATATGACACCTGGGCTATTGAATGGGGATACAAATGGTATCCTGCATTTAAATCAGCTAAGGAAGAAGGCCCTTACCTGAATAAACTGATCATAGACAGCCTCGCTAAGAACAAACGCCTGTATTTCGGCAGTGAGTTCAATTTCTCCGATCCCCGCGACCAAAGCGAGGACCTTGGCGATGATGCTATTGCAGCCGGCAGGTATGGTATCAAAAACCTCCAAAGGATCCTGCCACAGCTTAAAGAATGGACGAAGGTGCCCAATGAAGGGTATGATAACCTGAAGACCATGTATGAGGAAGTGATCAAACAGTATAAACTGTATACTGTCCAGGTATTGAAAAGTGTGGGCGGTGAATACCGTACCCTGAAAAGCATTGAACAACCCGGCAGGATAATTGAACCCGTGGAGTACCAAAAGCAGAAGGCATCCATGAAGTTCCTGAACGAATATCTCTTTACTACGCCTGCCTGGCTCATCAATGAATCATATACAGCGCTAACCGGCACTGATCCCATCTTACACATTGTTATCGCACAATCCAATGCGCTGATGAAGTTACAGGGTTCCGGCATGCTGATAGGTTTGATCAAATCAGCAGAACTGAACAAGGGCATCAAAACATACACCGCCGCCGAGTTCCTGGAAGACCTTAAGCAAGGCGTATGGAGCGAACTGTACACCAACAAACCTATTGATATCTATCGCCGCAACCAGCAAAAGGTATATATAGAGAATTCATTCAAGGCATTTAAAGCCATGAATGAAATAGTAGGCAGGAACAATGGTAACGGTACTATCTTTTATATAAACCCCGACCCCACGGGCAACGATGTTTCCAGCATTACGCGGGCGCATCTGACAGGGTTGCGGAATGATATCCGGAAAGCGATACCATCACAAACCGGCATTTCAAAGTATCACTTACAGGATATGGAGAACCGGATTAGTGAAGTACTGGAAGGAAAGAACAAATAACCAGCCATATTAATTCCACGGAGAACCTAAGCCGTATAGACCTTTGTGTCTATACGGCTTTCTCTTTTTTATTCTGTTGGCATCTTGCTCATATCCATATAGGCTATCTCCCATTGGTGGCCATCCAGATCCTCAAAGCTATGCTGATACATCCAGCCATAATCCTGTGGTTCATTATAGATATTTCCGCCTGCCTGTTTTGCCTTTGCCACCAGCTGCTCTACTTCTTCCTTAGAAGCTGCATCCAGCGCAATTAACACCTCTGTAGCCTTCTTTGCATCGCTTACCGGTTTCTTCGTAAATGTTTTAAAATAATCTTCCTGTAACATCATCGCGTAGATGCTTTCGCTGATCACCATACAACCAGCCTTTTCATCAGTGAACTGGGGGTTGAATGAAAACCCGAGAGTTGTAAAGAATTTAATTGATGCTTCTAAATTCTTAACGGGCAGATTGATAAATACTTTTGTTGCCATGATATTTGTTTTTTGGTGATTGAATGATACAAAACTAGCGCGGAGAAAAAACCCAAACATTTACATATGTTGAGGAATGGAAAAATTATTTGTTGGCAAATAAGATACGGCTAAATTGTGTAGGAGTAATGCCAAGGTAGGAAGCGATATGGTGTTTCTTCAGCCGTTTAACAAGGCCGGGGTACTTTTCTGCAAATGCCTCGTAACGTTTGCCGGCGGGGTCGTGCCGGAGGGCTATCTCTAAGGGTTCTTTCTCTATGATCCAGTGCAGTTCCATATAGTTCATATAGAAAGTGGCAATATCCATATGCTGCGTTGCCAGCCTTTTAAATGCGAAGAAATCGTATTCAAGTACATTGGTATCTTCCAATGCAGTGATCGTAAATAAACTGGGGGTATTGCTGAGCATGGCACTCACGGATGCGGCAAAACGCTGCTCGGGGAAGAAGGTTTTGATCACTATTTCTCCTTTATCAGAAACATAGTTCTGTGAAAAGAGCCCTTTCTCTACAAACGCCACTTTTTTGGGCGCCTGCCCTTCTGATACAAAGTTCTCTCCCCGTTTGTAGGTCTTAGCTACAAGGATGGTTTCCCATGCTTTACGGCTTTCATCAGAAAGTTTTGTGTAGGTGTTTATTTTTGAAAAGAAGATATCCATTTATGCCATTTTATCCAGGGCTTTACGCAGGATGTTTAACTGTTCCAGTCTTTTTACCCGGTACTCCTCTTCAAACACACTCAACCTGGATGGAGCACACTCCTTCTCTACTGACTGTATTGTCCGGACAAGCAGGTCTTTATCAATCTTACCTTCCAGCACAAACTGGCCAAAGCCTACTGCTATGATCACATTATTGATCCCTAATTTAGAACGCGCCACTAAATATTCCGCCACTTCAGCATCGTGTGGTGCAGCCCCCCTGCTGTATCCCCAGGTATCCAGTAGCAACTCTATGAAAATTAAAGGACTCGCTGTTTGGTTCGTTTCCCGCCATTCCCGGAACTGATAAAAAGCATCTGCACCGTCGTCATTCCCGAAGGGAGAAGTTTCTTCAATGGGGCTCCAGTAAAATTCTTCTGTAAAAAGTTCTCTGGCTTTTATATGCGCATTTTCGTATGTATTGTTCATACAACGAAAATATGCAAAAAAGAGAATTTAAAC includes the following:
- a CDS encoding zinc-dependent metalloprotease — its product is MLRFNIALFALLGFAVAAHAQKAVPADTSAKKTDSLPSAIKPYGTVITAKAKTYNGMFKVHQLNARYYFEIPDSMYNRAILVVNRIARSAAGPRPQMTGYAGDQIAENVIHFEKGPDDRIFMKVMRFNERSSDSTENGLYRSVINSNLEPIVAVFPVKAYNKDVKSTVIDVTDYLNTENEIFHFSPQIKTTLSIGAIQADKSFITSVKAFPLNIEIRMLRTYLKGGQQAASTTIPDTYELNSSMVLLPAVPMQPRYADARVGFFARGYVDFDTDPQGVKQQFMITRWRLEPKEEDIEKYKRGELVEPKKPIIYYIDPATPKKWVPYLIAGVNDWQKAFEQAGFKNAIKALPAPENDSTWSIDDARHNVIVYKPSAIANASGPHVHDPRSGEIIETHINWYHNIMQLVHNWYMIQAGAIDPAARKMEYDEELMGQLIRFVSSHEVGHTLGLMHNFGASSTIPVEKLRDKAYVEAHGHTPSIMDYARFNYVAQPEDHITQKGIFPRIGEYDTWAIEWGYKWYPAFKSAKEEGPYLNKLIIDSLAKNKRLYFGSEFNFSDPRDQSEDLGDDAIAAGRYGIKNLQRILPQLKEWTKVPNEGYDNLKTMYEEVIKQYKLYTVQVLKSVGGEYRTLKSIEQPGRIIEPVEYQKQKASMKFLNEYLFTTPAWLINESYTALTGTDPILHIVIAQSNALMKLQGSGMLIGLIKSAELNKGIKTYTAAEFLEDLKQGVWSELYTNKPIDIYRRNQQKVYIENSFKAFKAMNEIVGRNNGNGTIFYINPDPTGNDVSSITRAHLTGLRNDIRKAIPSQTGISKYHLQDMENRISEVLEGKNK
- a CDS encoding VOC family protein; the protein is MATKVFINLPVKNLEASIKFFTTLGFSFNPQFTDEKAGCMVISESIYAMMLQEDYFKTFTKKPVSDAKKATEVLIALDAASKEEVEQLVAKAKQAGGNIYNEPQDYGWMYQHSFEDLDGHQWEIAYMDMSKMPTE
- a CDS encoding Crp/Fnr family transcriptional regulator, which codes for MDIFFSKINTYTKLSDESRKAWETILVAKTYKRGENFVSEGQAPKKVAFVEKGLFSQNYVSDKGEIVIKTFFPEQRFAASVSAMLSNTPSLFTITALEDTNVLEYDFFAFKRLATQHMDIATFYMNYMELHWIIEKEPLEIALRHDPAGKRYEAFAEKYPGLVKRLKKHHIASYLGITPTQFSRILFANK